The following coding sequences lie in one Streptomyces albofaciens JCM 4342 genomic window:
- a CDS encoding FHA domain-containing protein, which produces MCPQCRTPREAMAPFCEECRYNFLTHSATSYAPPPPGPQGGPGPQGGYGFPPPQQGPPTPPQQYEYQGSRPSQINRPAEPLAPEQSGQFGMPPQGGQQGPAGRPGHPTPPPGQQPPGQQPGAPTGQRGPTLPPRAADDDWPLPPPSSQSAPPSPAQPGPQGGPEHSQGGQASQGPQGGYGFPPPQQGPPTPPQQPGPYEPQQPAQQQPQGPFESQQQPPQAPFEPQQSAQQAPSQAPFEQQQPGPFGQPPQQPGPQQQPQPQPEHQWNAPAPGPAAPPGPPPVVGDGWVVAIAPDREYFMAMMGRSGPEAAGLNLPAYSPEQQVPLAGGQITIGRRRHSTGESPDIDLGRPPEDPGVSHQHALLVQQPDGSWAVVDQNSTNGTTVNLAEDPIQPYVPTPLHEGDRIHVGAWTTLTVRRA; this is translated from the coding sequence CTGTGCCCGCAGTGCCGTACGCCGCGTGAGGCCATGGCTCCGTTCTGCGAGGAGTGCCGTTACAACTTCCTGACGCACTCGGCGACCTCGTACGCCCCGCCGCCCCCCGGCCCGCAGGGCGGCCCGGGCCCGCAGGGCGGTTACGGCTTCCCGCCGCCGCAGCAGGGCCCGCCGACCCCGCCGCAGCAGTACGAGTACCAGGGCTCGCGTCCGTCGCAGATCAACCGTCCCGCCGAACCGCTCGCTCCCGAGCAGTCGGGTCAGTTCGGCATGCCTCCGCAGGGAGGCCAGCAGGGACCGGCCGGCCGGCCCGGCCACCCCACGCCGCCACCCGGGCAGCAGCCGCCGGGCCAGCAGCCCGGCGCGCCCACGGGACAGCGCGGCCCGACGCTCCCGCCCCGGGCGGCCGACGACGACTGGCCGCTGCCGCCACCCAGCTCGCAGTCCGCACCTCCGTCGCCCGCGCAGCCGGGTCCGCAGGGCGGCCCGGAGCACAGCCAGGGCGGGCAGGCCAGTCAGGGCCCGCAGGGCGGTTACGGCTTCCCGCCGCCGCAGCAGGGCCCGCCGACCCCGCCGCAGCAGCCCGGCCCGTACGAACCCCAGCAGCCTGCCCAGCAGCAGCCGCAGGGCCCCTTCGAATCACAGCAACAACCGCCGCAGGCTCCCTTCGAGCCCCAGCAGTCCGCGCAACAGGCTCCGTCGCAGGCTCCGTTCGAGCAGCAGCAGCCCGGCCCGTTCGGCCAGCCGCCGCAGCAACCGGGCCCGCAGCAGCAGCCGCAGCCGCAGCCCGAGCACCAGTGGAACGCTCCTGCTCCCGGCCCGGCCGCGCCTCCCGGGCCGCCGCCCGTCGTCGGTGACGGCTGGGTCGTGGCGATCGCACCGGACCGCGAGTACTTCATGGCCATGATGGGCCGCAGCGGCCCGGAGGCGGCGGGCCTCAACCTGCCCGCGTACTCCCCCGAGCAGCAGGTCCCGCTCGCCGGCGGCCAGATCACCATCGGCCGCCGCCGGCACAGCACGGGCGAGTCCCCGGACATCGACCTGGGCCGTCCCCCGGAGGACCCGGGCGTCTCGCACCAGCACGCCCTCCTGGTCCAGCAGCCGGACGGCAGCTGGGCGGTGGTCGACCAGAACTCCACCAACGGCACCACCGTCAACCTCGCCGAGGACCCCATCCAGCCCTACGTCCCCACCCCGCTCCACGAGGGCGACCGCATCCACGTAGGCGCCTGGACCACCCTGACCGTCCGCCGCGCGTAG
- the ettA gene encoding energy-dependent translational throttle protein EttA, whose translation MAEYIYTMRKTRKAHGDKVILDDVTLSFLPGAKIGVVGPNGAGKSTVLKIMAGLEQPSNGDAFLTPGFTVGMLLQEPPLDESKTVLENVQDGAREIMDKLKRFNEVAELMATDYSDALMEEMGKLQEDLDHANAWDLDTQLEQAMDALGCPPGDWPVTNLSGGERRRVALCKLLLEAPDLLLLDEPTNHLDAESVQWLEQHLAQYAGTVVAVTHDRYFLDNVAEWILELDRGRAIAYEGNYSTYLDKKAARLKVEGQKDAKRAKRLKEELEWVRSNAKGRQAKSKSRLSRYEEMAAEAEKTRKLDFEEIQIPPGPRLGNVVVEVEHLNKAFGDKVLIDDLSFTLPRNGIVGVIGPNGAGKTTLFKMIQGLEEPDSGQIKVGETVKVSYVDQNRSNIDPKKTLWAVVSDELDYINVGQVEMPSRAYVSAFGFKGPDQQKPAGVLSGGERNRLNLALTLKQGGNLLLLDEPTNDLDVETLSSLENALLEFPGCAVVVSHDRWFLDRVATHILAYEGDSKWFWFEGNFESYEKNKVERLGPDAARPHRATYKKLTRG comes from the coding sequence TTGGCTGAGTACATCTACACGATGCGCAAGACGCGCAAGGCGCACGGCGACAAGGTCATCCTTGACGACGTGACGCTGAGCTTCCTGCCTGGCGCGAAGATCGGTGTCGTGGGGCCCAACGGCGCCGGCAAGTCGACGGTGCTGAAGATCATGGCCGGTCTTGAGCAGCCGTCGAACGGCGACGCGTTCCTGACCCCGGGCTTCACCGTCGGGATGCTCCTCCAGGAGCCGCCGCTGGACGAGTCCAAGACGGTCCTGGAAAACGTCCAGGACGGCGCCCGCGAGATCATGGACAAGCTCAAGCGCTTCAACGAGGTCGCCGAGCTGATGGCGACCGACTACTCCGACGCGCTGATGGAGGAGATGGGCAAGCTCCAGGAGGACCTGGACCACGCCAACGCCTGGGACCTGGACACCCAGCTGGAGCAGGCCATGGACGCGCTGGGCTGCCCGCCCGGCGACTGGCCGGTCACCAACCTCTCCGGTGGTGAGCGCCGCCGCGTCGCGCTGTGCAAGCTGCTGCTGGAGGCCCCCGACCTGCTGCTCCTCGACGAGCCCACCAACCACCTGGACGCCGAGTCCGTGCAGTGGCTGGAGCAGCACCTCGCCCAGTACGCCGGCACCGTCGTCGCCGTCACCCACGACCGGTACTTCCTCGACAACGTGGCCGAGTGGATCCTGGAGCTGGACCGCGGCCGCGCGATCGCCTACGAGGGCAACTACTCCACGTACCTGGACAAGAAGGCCGCCCGCCTGAAGGTCGAGGGCCAGAAGGACGCCAAGCGTGCGAAGCGTCTGAAGGAAGAGCTGGAGTGGGTCCGCTCCAACGCCAAGGGCCGCCAGGCCAAGTCCAAGTCCCGTCTGTCCCGTTACGAGGAGATGGCGGCCGAGGCGGAGAAGACCCGGAAGCTGGACTTCGAGGAGATCCAGATTCCGCCGGGCCCGCGTCTGGGCAACGTCGTCGTCGAGGTCGAGCACCTGAACAAGGCGTTCGGCGACAAGGTCCTCATCGACGACCTGTCGTTCACCCTCCCGCGCAACGGCATCGTCGGCGTCATCGGCCCGAACGGCGCCGGCAAGACCACGCTGTTCAAGATGATCCAGGGCCTGGAGGAGCCGGACTCCGGCCAGATCAAGGTCGGCGAGACGGTCAAGGTCTCCTACGTCGACCAGAACCGCTCCAACATCGACCCCAAGAAGACCCTCTGGGCCGTGGTGTCGGACGAGCTGGACTACATCAACGTCGGCCAGGTCGAGATGCCGTCCCGCGCCTACGTCTCGGCGTTCGGCTTCAAGGGCCCGGACCAGCAGAAGCCGGCCGGCGTGCTGTCCGGCGGTGAGCGCAACCGCCTGAACCTGGCGCTGACCCTCAAGCAGGGCGGCAACCTGCTGCTCCTCGACGAGCCGACCAACGACCTGGACGTCGAGACCCTGTCCTCGCTGGAGAACGCGCTGCTGGAGTTCCCCGGCTGCGCCGTGGTCGTCTCCCACGACCGCTGGTTCCTGGACCGCGTCGCCACGCACATCCTGGCGTACGAGGGCGACTCCAAGTGGTTCTGGTTCGAGGGCAACTTCGAGTCGTACGAGAAGAACAAGGTCGAGCGCCTGGGCCCGGACGCGGCCCGTCCGCACCGCGCCACGTACAAGAAGCTCACCCGGGGCTGA
- a CDS encoding serine/threonine-protein kinase translates to MTEEHTGGAPCQRRDCPGTYEDVGAGELYCDTCGLAPVVSPDGMVGSPPTGVTAGRRGRGGAGGGGSGGSGGPGGSGGSGGSGGSGGSGGQASGSAAGYGSGEGSGSGPGSGSGPVSGSGEGRTSAASARSATSRRSVSGRLSRSLPGTATRSMSVSVRSVGRGSSSGPARGRLGAGLVTVPEVPRPDPRTAVLKNPEVPERKRFCSRSDCGAPVGRARGDRPGRTEGFCTKCGHPYSFVPKLRPGDVVHGSYEVVGCLAHGGLGWIYLAIDRAVSDRWVVLKGLLDTGDEEALAAAASERRFLAEIEHSNIVRIYNFVEHLDRTTGSLDGYIVMEYVGGKSLKDIANERRTPHGRRDPLPVEQACAYGIEALEALGHLHSRNLLYCDFKVDNAIQQHDQLKLIDMGAVRRMDDHESAIYGTIGYQAPEVAESGPSVASDLYTVARTLAVLTFDFQGYTNVFVDSLPDPDHIEVFRTYESFYRLLVRATDPDPARRFSSAEEMAEQLTGVLREVVALQTGEQRPSLSTLFGPELRVVDTDVVARAEGDTSLLGARPLLGARSLLGARPLLGARAGANGRTGRRGWAGFLGRRTGKAVVGPATGIGAPGGVGGTGGTGGTGTGGTGTGGRGAGGTRSSGAPGGVGGPVAAPAGRGTQPAVPAQVAYEVTSATGPRPETGGTRGAPTLRPLDIGLAVLALPVPRVDPADPNAGFLAGLLAAAPAELISALRAAPADTLETRLRKLRAQLEMGDGEAALRELRAIEAEPDRDWAADWRVVWYRGLVALTNDDRETAALSFDAMYDAFPGESAPKLALGICAEVLGQLDNAAEYYRLVWTADHSYVSAAFGLARVRLADGDRAGAVAALESVPESSIHYTAARIAAIRARLRQRSPLDPLLEDLRAAAGEVERLAESGLDAERRERLTTEVLGCALDWVLSGSRGAEQRGRTLPSGGQDPGSGGTAARPGLLGSALDERGLRFGLERSFRLLARLAQRGEERIELVERANRFRPRTWV, encoded by the coding sequence ATGACCGAGGAGCACACCGGCGGCGCCCCGTGCCAGCGGCGCGACTGCCCCGGCACGTACGAGGACGTGGGCGCCGGCGAACTGTACTGCGACACCTGCGGGCTGGCCCCGGTCGTGTCACCGGACGGGATGGTGGGGTCACCGCCTACGGGGGTCACGGCGGGGCGGAGGGGCCGGGGTGGAGCAGGGGGTGGGGGTTCGGGCGGGTCTGGTGGGCCGGGAGGTTCAGGGGGTTCGGGGGGCTCGGGCGGGTCGGGGGGTTCGGGAGGGCAGGCTTCCGGTTCCGCTGCCGGATACGGTTCCGGCGAGGGATCCGGATCCGGCCCGGGATCCGGATCCGGCCCGGTATCCGGTTCCGGTGAGGGCCGGACCTCCGCGGCCTCCGCCCGTTCCGCGACCTCGCGGCGCTCCGTCTCCGGCCGGCTCTCCCGCTCCCTGCCGGGCACCGCGACGCGCTCCATGTCGGTGTCCGTGCGCAGCGTCGGCCGTGGCAGCAGCTCCGGACCGGCGCGCGGGCGGCTGGGCGCCGGGCTGGTGACGGTGCCGGAGGTGCCGCGGCCCGATCCGCGTACGGCCGTCCTGAAGAATCCGGAGGTCCCGGAGCGCAAGCGGTTCTGCAGCCGCAGCGACTGCGGCGCCCCGGTGGGGCGGGCGCGCGGCGACCGGCCCGGCCGTACGGAAGGTTTCTGCACCAAGTGCGGCCACCCGTACAGCTTCGTGCCCAAGCTGCGCCCCGGCGACGTGGTGCACGGCAGTTACGAGGTCGTCGGCTGTCTGGCGCACGGCGGTCTGGGCTGGATCTACCTGGCCATCGACCGCGCGGTCTCCGACCGCTGGGTGGTGCTCAAGGGCCTGCTGGACACCGGCGACGAGGAGGCGCTGGCGGCGGCCGCGTCCGAGCGCCGCTTCCTCGCCGAGATCGAGCACTCCAACATCGTCCGCATCTACAACTTCGTCGAGCACCTGGACCGTACGACCGGCAGCCTGGACGGCTACATCGTCATGGAGTACGTCGGCGGCAAGTCCCTCAAGGACATCGCCAACGAACGGCGCACACCGCACGGGCGCCGCGACCCGCTGCCGGTCGAGCAGGCGTGCGCGTACGGCATCGAGGCCCTGGAGGCGCTCGGCCACCTGCACAGCCGCAACCTCCTGTACTGCGACTTCAAGGTCGACAACGCCATCCAGCAGCACGACCAGCTCAAGCTGATCGACATGGGCGCGGTGCGCCGGATGGACGACCACGAGAGCGCGATCTACGGCACGATCGGCTACCAGGCGCCCGAGGTCGCCGAGTCGGGCCCGTCCGTCGCCTCCGACCTCTACACGGTCGCGCGCACCCTCGCCGTGCTCACCTTCGACTTCCAGGGCTATACGAATGTTTTCGTCGACTCGCTGCCCGACCCGGACCATATCGAGGTCTTCCGTACGTATGAGTCCTTCTACCGCCTCCTGGTACGGGCCACCGACCCCGACCCGGCGCGGCGCTTCTCCTCGGCGGAGGAGATGGCGGAGCAGCTGACGGGGGTGCTGCGGGAGGTCGTGGCGCTCCAGACGGGCGAGCAGCGGCCCTCGCTGTCCACCCTCTTCGGGCCGGAGCTGCGCGTCGTGGACACGGATGTGGTGGCGCGGGCGGAAGGGGACACCTCCCTGCTGGGAGCCCGGCCCCTGCTGGGAGCCCGGTCCTTGCTGGGAGCCCGGCCCCTGCTGGGAGCACGAGCCGGCGCCAATGGCCGTACGGGGCGCAGGGGCTGGGCCGGGTTCCTGGGCCGGCGCACGGGTAAGGCGGTGGTCGGCCCGGCCACCGGGATCGGTGCACCGGGTGGCGTCGGTGGTACGGGCGGCACGGGCGGTACGGGTACAGGCGGTACGGGTACAGGCGGCAGAGGTGCCGGCGGTACGCGGTCCTCCGGTGCTCCGGGCGGTGTCGGCGGGCCGGTCGCGGCTCCGGCGGGCCGTGGCACCCAGCCCGCCGTTCCCGCCCAGGTCGCGTACGAGGTCACATCGGCGACCGGCCCTCGGCCGGAGACCGGCGGAACGCGCGGCGCACCCACCCTGCGACCGCTCGACATCGGGCTCGCCGTGCTCGCCCTGCCCGTACCGCGCGTCGATCCGGCCGACCCGAACGCGGGCTTCCTGGCCGGGCTGCTGGCCGCCGCCCCCGCGGAGCTGATCAGCGCGCTGCGCGCGGCCCCCGCAGACACCCTGGAGACGCGGCTGCGCAAACTGCGCGCCCAGTTGGAGATGGGCGACGGCGAGGCGGCCCTGCGCGAACTGCGCGCCATCGAGGCGGAGCCGGACCGGGACTGGGCGGCGGACTGGCGGGTGGTCTGGTACCGCGGGCTGGTGGCGCTGACGAACGACGACCGTGAGACGGCGGCGCTGTCGTTCGACGCGATGTACGACGCGTTCCCCGGCGAGTCCGCGCCGAAGCTGGCGCTCGGCATCTGCGCCGAGGTGCTGGGCCAGCTCGACAACGCGGCGGAGTACTACCGGCTGGTGTGGACGGCCGACCACAGTTATGTGAGCGCGGCGTTCGGGCTGGCCCGGGTGCGGCTCGCGGACGGCGACCGGGCCGGCGCGGTGGCCGCCCTCGAATCCGTACCGGAATCCTCCATTCACTACACTGCCGCGCGCATCGCGGCGATCCGGGCCCGGCTGCGGCAACGCTCCCCGCTGGACCCGCTCCTGGAAGACCTGCGGGCGGCGGCCGGTGAGGTCGAGCGGCTGGCGGAGTCCGGGCTGGACGCGGAGCGCCGCGAGCGGCTGACGACCGAGGTGCTGGGCTGCGCGCTCGACTGGGTACTCTCCGGTAGCCGCGGTGCCGAGCAGCGGGGGCGTACATTGCCGTCCGGGGGCCAGGACCCCGGTTCCGGCGGCACCGCCGCCCGGCCCGGTCTGCTCGGCAGCGCACTGGACGAACGCGGCCTGCGCTTCGGCCTGGAGCGGTCGTTCAGACTGCTCGCACGGCTGGCGCAGCGCGGCGAGGAAAGGATCGAGCTGGTGGAACGGGCCAACCGCTTCCGCCCCAGGACGTGGGTGTGA
- a CDS encoding thioesterase family protein: protein MRHLYSCPLRWSDMDAFGHVNNAVFVRYLEEARIDFMWRLAPGEGSTSFSGGSVVARHEIDYVRPLVHRHAPVTVESWVTKIGAASMTIAYEIKDEETVYVRASTVVVPYDFAQQRPRRITAEEKAFLREYLDDGAGDDAKQQEGAVAA, encoded by the coding sequence GTGCGACACCTCTACTCCTGCCCGCTGCGCTGGTCGGACATGGACGCGTTCGGCCATGTCAACAACGCGGTGTTCGTCCGCTACCTCGAAGAGGCGCGGATCGACTTCATGTGGCGGCTGGCGCCGGGCGAGGGCAGCACGTCCTTCTCGGGCGGGTCCGTGGTGGCCCGCCACGAGATCGACTACGTACGGCCGCTGGTGCACCGGCACGCGCCGGTGACCGTCGAGTCGTGGGTGACGAAGATCGGCGCCGCGTCGATGACGATCGCGTACGAGATCAAGGACGAGGAGACGGTGTACGTCCGCGCCTCGACCGTCGTCGTCCCGTACGACTTCGCCCAGCAGCGGCCCCGCCGCATCACCGCGGAGGAGAAGGCGTTCCTCCGGGAGTACCTGGACGACGGCGCCGGGGACGACGCGAAGCAGCAGGAGGGGGCCGTCGCCGCATGA
- a CDS encoding vWA domain-containing protein, whose amino-acid sequence MANFAKSSVPRFSAEVYQNEYLPEGGREVNAIVTVTATGGGTSGGLPLFAAGTDAGGLGAAHGHGNPGAVRHAGVVIMVDCSGSMDYPPTKMRNARDATAAAIEAVRDGVAFAVVAGTHQAAEVYPGGGRLATADPTTRAQAKEALRKLSAGGGTAIGTWLRLTDRLLTDADVGIRHGILLTDGRNEHESPQDLRATLDACAGRFTCDARGVGTDWEVKEVTGIASALLGTADIVADPSGLAADFTRMMEAAMGKEVADVTLRLWTPQGAEVAFVKQVAPSVADLTGRRTDSGPRTGDYPTGSWGDESRDYHICVRVPAAEVGQEMLAARVSLVLPESGGATSQTLAQGLVRAVWTDDMAASTTINPQVAHYTGQAELAQVIQQGLDARKSGDADGATAKLGRAVQLASASGNEDTAKLLAKVVDVVDAATGTVRLKAKVTEADEMTLETRSTKTVRVKK is encoded by the coding sequence ATGGCCAATTTCGCCAAGTCCAGCGTGCCGCGGTTCTCCGCAGAGGTCTATCAGAACGAGTATCTGCCCGAGGGCGGGCGCGAGGTGAACGCCATCGTCACCGTCACCGCCACCGGCGGCGGCACCAGCGGCGGCCTGCCGCTCTTCGCCGCCGGTACGGACGCGGGCGGCCTCGGCGCCGCGCACGGCCACGGGAACCCGGGCGCCGTCCGGCACGCGGGCGTCGTGATCATGGTGGACTGCTCCGGTTCGATGGACTACCCGCCCACCAAGATGCGCAACGCGCGCGACGCGACCGCCGCCGCGATCGAGGCCGTACGGGACGGAGTCGCCTTCGCCGTGGTCGCCGGCACGCACCAGGCCGCCGAGGTCTACCCGGGCGGCGGCCGGCTCGCCACCGCGGACCCGACCACCCGCGCGCAGGCCAAGGAAGCGCTGCGCAAACTGAGCGCCGGGGGCGGCACCGCCATCGGCACCTGGCTACGGCTGACCGACCGGCTGCTGACCGACGCGGACGTCGGCATCCGGCACGGCATCCTGCTCACCGACGGCCGCAACGAGCACGAGTCGCCCCAGGACCTGCGCGCCACCCTCGACGCCTGTGCCGGGCGGTTCACGTGCGATGCCCGTGGTGTCGGTACGGACTGGGAGGTCAAGGAGGTCACCGGCATCGCCTCGGCCCTGCTCGGCACGGCCGACATCGTCGCCGACCCGTCCGGGCTGGCCGCCGACTTCACACGAATGATGGAGGCGGCGATGGGCAAGGAGGTGGCCGACGTCACCCTGCGGCTGTGGACACCGCAGGGCGCGGAGGTCGCCTTCGTCAAACAAGTGGCACCGTCCGTGGCGGACTTGACCGGCCGCCGTACCGATTCCGGCCCGCGGACCGGCGACTATCCGACAGGTTCCTGGGGCGACGAGTCCCGCGACTACCACATCTGCGTACGGGTTCCGGCCGCCGAGGTGGGCCAGGAGATGCTGGCCGCGCGAGTTTCCCTGGTCCTCCCCGAGTCCGGCGGCGCCACCTCGCAGACGCTGGCGCAGGGCCTCGTACGGGCGGTCTGGACGGACGATATGGCCGCTTCGACCACGATTAACCCCCAGGTCGCCCATTACACGGGGCAAGCCGAACTGGCACAGGTCATTCAGCAGGGGCTGGATGCCCGCAAGTCGGGCGATGCGGACGGCGCCACGGCCAAGCTGGGACGAGCCGTACAACTGGCGAGCGCCTCCGGGAACGAGGACACTGCGAAACTGCTTGCGAAGGTGGTGGACGTCGTCGATGCGGCGACCGGTACTGTGCGACTGAAGGCGAAGGTCACGGAGGCGGACGAGATGACGCTCGAAACGCGCTCGACCAAGACAGTTCGCGTCAAGAAATAA
- a CDS encoding PP2C family protein-serine/threonine phosphatase, which produces MAAPAPSPAPPYAHAAAYGTQTPAYGARTPAYDARTPAYGTQPPTAYGGAQSGHDGNTPYAPGATHPNSATPGRHAPVPPPPPGYAPGGPQADAQSRAPHAEASVPPSSGPAPGPHGGAPDPRIVGYGARAEAGAGAESGHGPSGDRTPGASGEPAQPTQPDQPSQTAQPAGPGSSPEHQTPAQGTRICALCHAGTVAQDGYCENCGHAQPRERDHMERELPGVAAVSDRGHRHHRNEDFFAIAEGALPDGSPAVLAVVCDGVSSASRPDDASAAASGTAARSLLAALPGGTHPQRAMHDAIIAAAKAVNALAAAPHQPQQHDPYRQQNAPACTFVGAVVGGGLLVIGWVGDSRAYWVPDDRSASPVRLTEDDSWAAQMVANNLMSEAEAYADDRAHAITGWLGADAYELEPHTASFKPDGPGVVVVCTDGLWNYAEAAEQLAAVLPADAHDRPLHSARTLVAHALAGGGHDNVTVAVVPFPAPPGGAGSA; this is translated from the coding sequence GTGGCCGCTCCCGCACCGAGCCCGGCCCCGCCGTACGCGCACGCCGCCGCATACGGTACGCAGACGCCCGCGTACGGCGCCCGGACTCCTGCGTACGACGCCCGGACTCCCGCGTACGGTACGCAGCCCCCCACGGCATACGGCGGCGCCCAATCCGGGCATGACGGCAACACCCCGTACGCGCCCGGCGCCACCCACCCGAACAGCGCGACGCCCGGCCGGCACGCCCCCGTACCGCCGCCTCCGCCCGGTTACGCGCCCGGCGGACCGCAGGCGGACGCGCAGTCGCGGGCGCCGCACGCGGAGGCGAGCGTTCCGCCGTCGTCCGGTCCCGCGCCGGGCCCGCACGGCGGCGCGCCGGATCCCCGGATCGTCGGTTACGGAGCCCGAGCTGAGGCCGGGGCCGGGGCCGAGTCAGGGCACGGCCCTTCGGGCGACCGTACGCCCGGTGCGTCAGGAGAACCGGCGCAGCCGACGCAGCCTGACCAACCATCGCAAACGGCACAACCGGCCGGGCCGGGTTCCTCCCCCGAACACCAGACCCCCGCGCAAGGCACCCGAATCTGCGCGTTGTGCCACGCGGGGACGGTCGCCCAGGACGGTTACTGCGAGAACTGCGGCCACGCGCAGCCCCGCGAGCGCGACCACATGGAGCGGGAACTGCCGGGCGTGGCGGCGGTCAGCGACCGGGGCCACCGCCACCACCGCAACGAGGACTTCTTCGCGATCGCCGAAGGCGCCCTGCCGGACGGTTCGCCCGCGGTGCTCGCGGTCGTCTGTGACGGCGTCTCCTCCGCGTCCCGGCCCGACGACGCGTCCGCCGCCGCGTCCGGGACCGCGGCCCGGTCGCTGCTGGCCGCCCTGCCCGGCGGTACGCACCCGCAGCGGGCCATGCACGACGCGATCATCGCCGCCGCCAAGGCCGTCAACGCCCTGGCCGCCGCGCCCCACCAGCCCCAGCAGCACGACCCGTACCGCCAGCAGAACGCGCCCGCCTGCACGTTCGTCGGCGCGGTGGTCGGCGGCGGGCTGCTCGTCATCGGCTGGGTCGGCGACAGCCGCGCGTACTGGGTCCCCGACGACCGCAGCGCCTCCCCCGTACGCCTCACCGAGGACGACTCGTGGGCGGCGCAGATGGTCGCCAACAACCTGATGTCGGAGGCCGAGGCGTACGCGGACGACCGCGCGCACGCGATCACGGGCTGGCTGGGCGCGGACGCGTACGAACTGGAGCCGCACACGGCCTCTTTCAAGCCCGACGGACCGGGTGTAGTGGTGGTGTGCACGGACGGACTGTGGAACTACGCCGAGGCCGCGGAACAGCTCGCCGCGGTACTGCCGGCCGACGCCCACGACCGGCCGCTGCACAGTGCGCGGACCCTGGTCGCCCATGCGCTCGCGGGGGGCGGCCACGACAACGTAACAGTGGCGGTGGTGCCGTTCCCGGCGCCACCGGGAGGGGCAGGATCGGCCTGA
- a CDS encoding globin, which produces MNKIPRGTLQEQTFYEQVGGEPTFRRLVHRFYQGVAEDPLLRPMYPEEDLGPAEERLALFLMQYWGGPRTYSDNRGHPRLRMRHVPFKVDRAAHDAWLKHMRDAVDSLELSPEHETQLWNYLTYAAASMINTAD; this is translated from the coding sequence GTGAACAAGATTCCGCGCGGCACGCTTCAGGAACAGACCTTCTACGAGCAGGTCGGCGGCGAGCCGACCTTCCGCCGCCTGGTGCACCGTTTCTACCAGGGGGTGGCCGAGGACCCGCTGCTGCGGCCGATGTACCCGGAAGAGGATCTGGGACCGGCCGAGGAGCGGCTCGCGCTCTTCCTCATGCAGTACTGGGGCGGACCCCGAACGTACAGCGACAACCGCGGCCACCCGCGCCTGCGCATGCGGCACGTGCCCTTCAAGGTCGACCGTGCCGCCCATGACGCCTGGCTCAAGCACATGCGGGACGCGGTGGATTCCCTTGAGCTGTCCCCCGAGCACGAAACGCAGCTGTGGAACTACCTGACGTATGCGGCGGCTTCGATGATCAACACGGCTGACTGA
- a CDS encoding methyltransferase domain-containing protein, with product MSGAESGPRPGREPAAAARAELVRQLREGGHLADPRWRAAFEEVPRHLFVPYFFVATARGYQRLSGSDDDPERRARWLAGVYADMALATCMRDGELVSSSSQPSLMAMMLEDLRVEEREGADSGCRVLEIGTGTGYNAALMAHRLGADRVTTVDLDEEITGPARDRLAAAGYRPAVVTGDGALGRPERAPYDRIIATCALPSVPTAWIEQCTAGALILAPLATGLIALRVSEPEAVRAEGRFLATPAYFVPLRAPIRTHSHDHGNGNGNGNGNGNGNGNGNGHSHGYSHGRTDSAPVGGRRRAPRDVLPRDVLRDDRFHFLWSLAAGSLTLDEILGLWRREGHPHRERFGVTVDGAEQYAWLDAPGGPHRWPLGGG from the coding sequence ATGAGCGGTGCAGAGTCCGGTCCACGGCCGGGCCGCGAACCGGCGGCCGCGGCGCGCGCCGAGCTGGTCCGGCAGCTCAGGGAGGGCGGTCACCTCGCGGACCCGCGGTGGCGCGCGGCCTTCGAGGAGGTGCCACGGCACCTGTTCGTGCCGTACTTCTTCGTGGCCACGGCCCGCGGCTACCAGCGGCTGTCCGGCTCCGACGACGACCCGGAGCGGCGGGCGCGCTGGCTGGCGGGCGTCTACGCGGACATGGCGCTGGCGACGTGCATGCGGGACGGCGAGCTGGTGTCCTCCAGCAGCCAGCCGTCGCTGATGGCCATGATGCTGGAGGACCTCCGGGTCGAGGAGCGGGAGGGCGCCGACAGCGGCTGCCGCGTCCTGGAGATCGGTACGGGCACCGGTTACAACGCGGCCCTGATGGCGCACCGGCTGGGCGCGGACCGCGTGACCACCGTCGACCTGGACGAGGAGATCACCGGCCCGGCGCGGGACCGGCTGGCCGCGGCGGGGTACCGGCCCGCCGTGGTGACCGGCGACGGCGCCCTCGGCCGGCCGGAGCGGGCACCGTACGACCGGATCATCGCCACCTGCGCGCTGCCGTCCGTCCCCACGGCGTGGATCGAACAGTGCACGGCCGGTGCGCTCATCCTGGCTCCCCTCGCCACCGGGCTGATCGCGCTCCGGGTGTCGGAGCCCGAAGCCGTACGGGCGGAGGGCCGCTTCCTGGCCACGCCCGCGTACTTCGTACCGCTACGTGCTCCCATCCGTACCCACAGCCACGATCACGGCAACGGCAATGGCAACGGCAACGGAAATGGGAATGGCAACGGCAATGGCAACGGCCATAGTCATGGCTACAGTCATGGCCGTACGGACTCCGCCCCCGTCGGCGGGAGGCGCCGGGCCCCGCGCGACGTTCTGCCGCGCGACGTGCTGCGTGACGACCGGTTCCACTTCCTGTGGTCGCTGGCCGCCGGCAGCCTCACCCTGGACGAGATCCTCGGTCTGTGGCGGCGCGAAGGGCATCCGCACCGTGAGCGCTTCGGCGTCACGGTCGACGGGGCCGAGCAGTACGCCTGGCTCGATGCGCCGGGCGGGCCCCATCGCTGGCCGCTGGGCGGAGGGTGA